A region from the Gossypium hirsutum isolate 1008001.06 chromosome A08, Gossypium_hirsutum_v2.1, whole genome shotgun sequence genome encodes:
- the LOC107917577 gene encoding calcium uptake protein, mitochondrial, with protein sequence MFSLPSLRKSSPLIKQVVANQRSNSVRPVFNQSKDFSSSFLSLLKKPSSAGGSTAAGDRNSGGDQLLRSVSTGVLIVGSTLGFCYFSRSSFDSNSWVSFADVPTGATWAPDSVADQFEHGIPDKKPKYLFGESYRRRVFFNYEKRIRLQSPPEKVFDYFASYRTPEGDVLMTPGDLMRALVPVFPPSGSNRVREGCLRGEWVKPGELHCPPSKFFMLFDTNNDGLISFPEYIFFVTLLSIPESSFSIAFKMFDLDHNGEIDREEFKKVMTLMRSQNKQAARHRDGLRLGLKVAEPVENGGLVEYFFGQDGKTCLKHDTFVQFLRDLHEEILKLEFSHYDYKIHGTISAKDFALSLVASADISDISKLLDRVDEIDKKSHLKDVRITFEEFKSFAELRKKLQPFSLAIFSYGKVNGVLTKKDFQRAASKVCEVSLTDNVVDIIFHVFDTNRDGSLSSDEFVKVVQRRERDDSQPKAESKGLISCLLSCAAK encoded by the exons ATGTTCTCTTTGCCATCTCTCAGGAAATCCTCACCATTAATCAAACAAGTAGTTGCTAATCAACGGTCGAATAGTGTTCGTCCGGTGTTTAACCAATCAAAGgacttttcttcttcatttttgagCTTGTTGAAGAAACCTTCCTCTGCTGGTGGGTCCACTGCCGCCGGTGACAGAAACAGTGGGGGAGACCAACTGTTGAGATCAGTCTCTACTGGGGTTTTGATTGTTGGCTCTACTTTAGGCTTTTGCTACTTTTCTCGGTCTTCTTTTGATAGCAATTCTTGGGTTTCTTTTGCGGATGTCCCTACTGGGGCAACATGGGCCCCTGATAGCGTTGCTGATCAGTTCGAACATGGGATTCCCGACAAGAAACCCAAGTATCTCTTTGGAG AATCATACAGGAGAAGAGTCTTCTTCAATTATGAGAAACGCATACGGTTGCAAAGTCCCCCTgaaaag GTGTTCGATTACTTTGCATCGTATAGAACTCCGGAAGGAGATGTTCTTATGACACCAGGCGATTTGATGCGGGCACTGGTCCCTGTATTTCCTCCATCGGGATCAAATCGTGTTCGAGAGGGTTGTCTGAGAGGGGAATGGGTAAAGCCTGGGGAGTTACATTGTCCCCCTTCCAAATTTTTCATGCTTTTTGATACCAACAATGATGGACTCATCTCTTTTCCTGA GTACATCTTCTTTGTTACACTTCTTAGCATCCCTGAATCAAGTTTCTCAATTGCTTTTAAAATGTTCGACCTTGACCATAACGG AGAAATAGATAGGGAAGAATTCAAGAAAGTGATGACATTGATGCGATCGCAAAATAAGCAAGCGGCTCGCCACAGGGATGGACTGAGACTTGGCCTTAAAGTTGCAGAACCTGTAGAAAATGGGGGCTTGGTAGAGTATTTCTTCGGACAAGATGGCAAGACTTGTCTAAAGCACGACACATTTGTCCAGTTTTTAAGAGATTTACATGAGGAA ATTTTGAAGTTGGAGTTTTCCCATTACGACTACAAGATACATGGAACAATATCAGCTAAAGATTTCGCATTGTCGTTGGTGGCCTCTGCTGATATTAGCGACATAAGTAAGCTGCTGGATCGTGTTGATGAAATCGACAAGAAATCACATCTTAAAGATGTGCGGATTACTTTTGAAGAATTCAAAAGTTTTGCTGAGCTACGAAAAAAGCTTCAGCCGTTTTCGCTAGCGATTTTCAGTTATGGAAAAGTAAATGGAGTGTTAACCAAGAAGGATTTCCAAAGAGCTGCATCCAAA GTATGTGAAGTGTCGTTAACTGATAACGTGGTAGACATAATATTCCATGTGTTCGATACAAATCGAGATGGGAGTTTAAGCTCAGATGAGTTTGTGAAAGTAGTACAGAGACGTGAACGGGACGACTCTCAGCCTAAAGCAGAGTCGAAGGGATTGATATCTTGCCTGCTAAGTTGTGCAGCAAAATGA